The region GGTGCTATTTTTGAAAGGCTCAGAGGGTGATCCTGATAGATTTGTTGGGAAATAACTAGATACCTCACGTGAAGGATAACGGAAGGCAGTATAGGAAACAAAGATCTCAAGCTCTGGACAGTCAAGGACAGAAAAAAGACATAGTCTAGAAAATTCCACCGAACTCCCAAACAGGCCCGAGAAGAAAAAGTAAGCGGAGGAGGAATGGCACTACAAACCAAGCCCGTAGGTGTGCTGAGGAGGAAGTGTGAGTCGTTAAGGGGCTTTGGCAGGATCAGTGCAAGCAAATGACTTTGTCGAAATTATGGGAAGGATGTACGGGGAGATCAAATTCTGAAACTCAGCTCAATGAAGGAAGGTGATGAAGAAAAATAGGGAAGGGCTAGGGGGGAGATGAGGAACGTTCCTGAACCTTGTTTTATCAGTACCTTTCTCTTTCGGAGGGGAACCGCCTTGTTGGGGTCCATGGCCAACCCCATCTCCGCCAGGTTCTGCCGCACGGATTTGGTGTGGTCCCAGGCATGTCGAATGTGAGAGCTAAcggcaaagaaagagagatggagactCTTGTCACTTCGCCGTCGATCCCAGCCGAGGCCCCTGCCTCAGAACTGGCCCCTCACCACTCGATCCGTGGAGCTGCCTTCCGACGAGCATTCCGGTTCAGACGCTTTCGGTTGACATTGTAACCGAACTTCTGCCTCCGAGTCTTTCCCTTGGCCTTGGGCATCTCGCAGACTGCCGCACCAGGAGCTCAAACTCAGAAGCAGCAGCTCTAACTCTTGACCACACTTCCCCAGAACCGCGTGTTAACAGGCTCAGCGCCCAAGCGCGCGCAGGGATTCTCGGGAAATGTAGTCTTTCTAGTAGCACCTCCACATTGATTTACTGCAACTCCCAGAATAAAGTTGGCAATAGCGCCTGCGCACTACCCTCAGCAGGCTCTTTCCCCGCCCTCGTGGTGACCTCATCAGAAGGCGGGGTTCGACGTCCGGATTTTTGTCCTACCTGTTTCTGTGCCGGTGGCTATGGCGGCTCCCCGTCCTGTCAGTTCAGAGGCGCCTTTCGATCCGTCCCAGGCTCCAGTCATCGAGGGCTTCAGTCCCACGGTCTACAGCAACCCAGAGAGCTTCAAGGAGAAATTTATTCGCAAGACCCGTGAGAACCCAATGGTCCCCATAGGTAAGTGTGTGCTTTAGGAACTGAAGACCGAGGCGTCAGAGATTTCGTGGGGAAATGAAATAGGGGCGGACCAGGTACGCCTTGGGTGCGGGAAAGGGAGTGGGCGGAAGATGTGACGAAAGGGTAGGGCGGGGAGAACTGAAACGGATCGGAGCGTGTTGCGGGGCTTGATGAAGAGAACTCTAGACCTACCCATTCTCGCCCTCCTGTTGTCGTCTACAAAACGAGGCTCTGGGAGAGTGGAGGTGGGCTACATCCGCAAAGAACCTGCAGGACCCAACCTGCTGCCCCCTGTGTGTGTTGTCCTCTCCCCAGGCTGTCTGGGTACGGCGGCTGCCCTCTCCTATGGCCTTTACTGCTTCCACCGCGGCCAGAGCCACCGCTCCCAG is a window of Chionomys nivalis chromosome 13, mChiNiv1.1, whole genome shotgun sequence DNA encoding:
- the Higd2a gene encoding HIG1 domain family member 2A, mitochondrial — encoded protein: MAAPRPVSSEAPFDPSQAPVIEGFSPTVYSNPESFKEKFIRKTRENPMVPIGCLGTAAALSYGLYCFHRGQSHRSQIMMRTRIAAQGFTVVAILLGLAASAMKSRP